The Oncorhynchus tshawytscha isolate Ot180627B linkage group LG16, Otsh_v2.0, whole genome shotgun sequence nucleotide sequence ATTGACCACCAGTGGGGGTACCTTGAAGAGGATTGCTTTCATTTTCTCTGAACACTTGGTTTACTTAGTGCAAAAGACGTGTAGTTTTTAGCAATTCCTCTCTTGGTTTATGAGATATTTTCATCGTTGCAGCATCAAGAGTTTCTTCCTTGTATCCTCTGATTTtgaatttatttttcattttcttAGCATTGCTCTCAAAATCTGACTGTTGGCCACAGATTGTTTAACCCTGCATAACTGgctatatggtagaccattcctgAGGGAAGGGGATGCATACTATCCCCACGTAGCAGGGTATTGAGGTCTGTTGGCTTTGTGTACAAATCTGTATGTAATGCATCATTCTCTTTGATGATCCATAAGTCCAGGTAGTTTATTTTTCTCTCAACAGTCTGCATGGTGAATTTGAGATATTCAGAGCTCTCGTTTAGCAGAGTTTGGAATTCATTTAGTTCCTGCTGACTTCCTTCCCAGAGCACAAAGACATCATCTATGTATCTCTTCCATGAGAGGATTTTAGAAAGTAGGGAGTGTGTCTCTGTTTTGTAGATGAGTGCTTCCTCAAATTGTTCCACATACAGGTTCACATAGTTGGGGGCAAAGGGGGAGGCCATGGCTACATCCTGAATTTGAAAGGAAAAGCTCTGACTCAAAGATGAAGTAGTTATTGCATAATACCAGTTTAGTGAGTTCCAAGATGCGATCATTGGCTGGAGAAACAGTAGGGTCACTCTACTGAAGGAAGTGTTGCAGGTcacaaaatataatttaaaagtctgcattaaggtgtctgtaatagaatatacTTGTCTAAAACGAatatagacattaataaatgcatttctatagcttccaacaTCTGTTTTACACTGGAGGAGGAGTAACAAGATGGCTGTGCAGTGGCTTCCAAACAGAGGCTCCTGTCAGTCATCTAGGGTTAATACATATCATTGGACTGAACTGATAATATATCAGAACCTCCCTGATGTTGTCCTTTATGTTGCAGGTGTTTTGGCCTGTTTTGGTCGACGAGATTTGATCACCACAATGCCAGATAGACTGGATGTACTGACTGGCTCCTGTGTGCAAATCCCATGTTCATTTGATGTTCCTGACCAACATAAGGATAAATTTAAAAGCACAATACCAACCTTTGGAGTGTGGATAAAAAAATATCCTGATGTTCATCAGTATCCTGGAAATGTGATTTTTCACAGTAATGGGAAAGTCAACAGATATCAAGGAAAGATAACTGGAAACCTGTCCCAGAAGAACTGCACCACAGTCTTCTTCAATGTAACCACCAGTTACTCTGATATATACTACTTCAGGATTGACGGTCAACCATACTGTGCAACAGATCCTGTAAAGTCTGTTGAAATAGTTGTCAGGGGTAAGAGACAATTGAACTGTTTACCAATTATTTTTTTCCAGTTTAGATTCCTTGCATCAAAGATAAGAGTAGAACAAGTGGACAGTTTAACTATTAGTGTAAAATATATTTATCTACAATGTATTACAGATTTTCCTTCCAGTCCCATCATTACTGTCTCAGGTGAGGTGAAGGAAGGGACCCCTGTCAGTTTGAACTGCTCTGCTGTCGCTCCCTGTCCCGAACACCCCCCTGAGCTGACATGGACTCTCCCAACACAGTTCACAACTGAGAACCAACTGCAGGAGAAACCAGACCAAACCAAATCAGTTCTCTCCACGGTGACCTTCACTCCGTCATATCTTCATCATGAGAAGAACATCACTTGTACTGCAGTCTACCCAGTAGGGACAAGCAACAAGACAGCTGAACATAACATGATGCTTAACGTTTCATGTAAGATTTAGTCACCGGTTCCTGAAGAATAGATCATTCTATCATGTTTTCACTGATGATTGTAATAGAGTGGTTTTGATGAGACTATTCAATATACCATATCCAGATACATTGTAAATGAAcccctctcccccagtctctcctaaGGACACCTTGGCCTCCATCAGTCCAGCTGATCCAGTATTAGTGGGCAGCTGTGTTAATCTGACCTGCAGCAGTACAGCCAACCCTCCTGTGACAAACTTCACCTGGTTCAAGATCAGTGGGGGTAAACCAACACAGGTAGCATCTGGACTGAGTTACACCCTCAATGTGACATCTGGTGATGGAGGACTGTACTACTGTGAAGCAAGAAATAGTCACGGCTGTGGGAAGTCGAATGAAGTGCAGCTGGCTATAAAAGGTAAAATGGGCACGTAGGGCACAATCGTAGGTTAGATATACAAtatatattcaaaagtatgtggacaccccttcaaatgcgTGGATTCAGTTATTAAAGCCTCacatgttgctgacaggtgtttaaaatcgagcacacagctatgcaatctccgtagacaaacattggcagtaggatggcaacattcactaccgagttccaaactgcctttggaagcaatgGCAGCACCAGAACTGTTTGATGagggcttcatgaaatgggtttccatggccgaacagccgcacacaagcctaagatcactatgtgCAGTGCCAAGAATcagctgcagtggtgtaaagctcactgccattggactctggagaagtggaaatCCGTTCTCTGGCGTGTTGAAAATAcgattcaccatctggcagtccggcggacgaatctgggttttgaCGGattccaggagaacactacctgccccaatgcatagtgccaactgtaaagtttggtagatgaggaataatggtctggggctgtttttttcatggtttgtgctaggccccttagttccagtgaagggaattcttaacgctacagcatacaatgacattctacattccatattaatgcccatgattttggaattgatgttcgacgagcaggtgtccacatatttttggtcatgtagtgtactttagAGATCTTTTTGTGAGAATTGACCACAATATGTGCTGTATTTTCAGGTCAAGAAGAGGTTATTGGGGTTGCAGCAGGAACTCTGGGGGCCTTTTTGCTTATCAGCCTGATCAGTCTTTTTGTATGGTAAGAACTATTCCTGGCATCAACACAAAACAATTTTATTTCTGCTGTGTTTGTGCTTTTGCATATGAAAACCCTCTCAGTGCATTCAGAATACCTTTGTAAATGTCTTCCAGGAGGAGAAACTCGAGGCTCCACGATGGACTTGAAAGGACAGACAGTCCACAGGGACAGGTGGGAATAAGGCTCAACTTACAAAACCATCTACAAAGTGTATCTAAGGAAGTACTGAATTAATGCTGAAACTATTTAAAGCCATGAGGTTAACATCATTTCAGAGGAAGTTTAGGGGAGATGACCACACCGAAAGCAATGCCACATCCTGTAAGAACATGGAATGATAACAGAATAGTTGTTGGACTTTGACAGTGTTTTGTTTAGATTGGAGCTCATTTGTTGACAAAATGAAATTCTTTACTCATGTCAGTTTAATTTAAATTTTCATTGTCATCCACTCAGTATGTGTTGTGTAACCTGCTGATCTTAGAGTTTAACCATTACTGAGCTTAGAGCTTTacacctgttcctctctctgtgttctctccacAGAACTCCCCGGTTGGGACAGTGTGTACTAACCAGGCCACAGCCGGAGAGGAACCAGAGGAACCTGCAGAAGACCAGCCTGAAGAGATCCACTACGGTGACATAGACTTCTCCAAACTACAGACCAAAGAGACCCCAGCTGCAGCCCAGGACAGGGTCCAGGGACAGGAGAGTGAGTACGCTGAAGTCAATGTGACTGGGAGAGGGGCTCAGGAACCACCTCTTAACAACCTAGATGGGCTTTATGCACAAGTGAATAAAAGAGgtggatgttaattatttttcCAATGGGTATTAAGTGTTTTTATGTACAGTATTGTCATTGTGTATCTGTTTCTATTGGTACTTTTGTTACATTTATAATTGTGTGCTCTTTGATTATCTGCATATTTGTAGAATTTTCTGGGATGAAAAGTGTTTAACTGTTACTATAGTGGTGATATGATGATGCAGGCTACTCTTTATTttagaccatttattttgagTGTTGAGTTCACAGAGCATCTGTTTAATGGGTTCCAGTATAGAGGAACTGCTGAGTTCAACTAGCTCACTGAAGGCAGTTTAAGACCATATAAAGTCAATGATGACTGAGGAGAGAAGACACAGTTAGTTGGAGAGACAGTGGTCTGATACAAGACAGGAAGTTGGTGCAGGAAGTCTACATGATGGCAGAATGGTGTTAACATTTACTAGTCACTGTTTATCTTATTATTTTTATGTTGAGTGTTAAAACGAAGAAACAATTGAGACTGCATTTCAGGTTGTTTATTAATTGCACTGTAATTAAAACCTTTACATTCAATTTCCATGAAATCTTTTGGTCTTATTGGTCCAACATTTAACATATCTCATTAAAGtgtattcaattgagattttgtgtcactgttcTACACACAATGTGGAATTATCTTTTTAGacataaaaatgaaaagctgaaagtcAATATGTATTCAACACCCTttctatggcaagcctaaataagttcaggagtaaagatttCCTTAACTTGTCACATGAGTTGCATGGATTCACTTAGTGTGCAAtactagtgtttaacatgatttttaaatgactacctcgtctctgcaccccacacatacaattatctgtaaggtccatcaGTCAAGCAACATTGAATATCGCTTTGAGCGTAGTGagtttattaattacactttggatggtttatcaatacacccaatcactacaaagatacaggcgtccttcctaactcagtcgcCGGAGAGGAAAAACACTGCACAGGGATTTcacccacaggaggttggtggcaccttaattggggagaacgtaCTGTGGTAATGACTGAAGCAGAACAGgtggaatggtaccaaatacaTCCATCatgttttccatgtgtttgattccattccatttgctccgttccagacattattatgagttgtcttcccctcagcagcctccactggtttcaccataaggtcaatggtgactttaaaacagttacatagtttaacggctgtgattggagaaaactgaggatggatcaacaacattgtacttaccccacaatactaacctaaatgacagagtgaaaaggaaacagaataaaaaatattccaaaacatgcattttgtttgcaataaggcactaaagtaaatctGCAAAACATTTGGCAAAGAAATTCACTCTATGTCCAACACAacatatcactgagtaccactcttcatattttcaagcctgGTGATGGCTGCAATATGTTATGGGCATGCTTGTCATCAAGTGTTTTAGGatgaaaataaatggaatagagcaaagcacaggcaaaactagagaaaaacctggttcagtctgatttTCAAAAGACACTGGgacacaaattcacctttcagcaggacaataacctaaaacaaaaagCCAAATATATACCAGAGTTGCTTACtatgacaacattgaatgttcctaattgtccaagttacagttttgatcagcttgaaaatctatggcacaacttgaaaatggctgtcaagcaatgatcaacaaccaatttgaaagagcttgaagaatttaaaaaaagaataatgtgcaaatattgttcattccaggtgtgcaaagctcttatagacttacccagaaagactcacagctgtaatcactgccagagGTGATTCTAAAGTAACAGTTTCatttccgtccctctcctcacccctacttGGGCTCGAACGAAGGACCCtgtgcacacatcaacaactgcctcgcATGAAGCATCGCCCCACAAAAGCCATGGCCCCTGCAGAGCAAggagaacaactacttcaaggtctcagagcgagtgacgttacagattgaaacgctattagcaccccgctaactagccagccatttcacatcggttcacatcaccccccttttgacctcctccttttccgcagcaaccagtgatctggGTCAACgagtcaacagcatcaatgtaacagtatagcttcagtctctctcctcgcccctaaatggctcgaaccagggaccctctgcacacatcaaaatctgacacccacgaagcattgttacccatcacGCCACAAAAGCTACAGCccttgcaagattgaatcctactaagattgaatcctactacacctgctccgacgctcgtcaaatgtggcagggcttgctaactattatggactacaaagggattccacaggtcaacattcacaaggccgcagggccagatgaattaccaggatgtgtactctgagcatgcgctgaccaactggcaagtgtcttcactgacattttcaacctgtccctggctgagtctgtaatacctacatgtttcaagcagaccaccgtattccctgtgcccaagaacaccaaggcaacctgcctaaatgactaccaacccatagtactcatgtctgtagccaggctggtcatggctcacatcaacaccatcatcctagaaacactagatccactccaatttgcataccaccccaacagatccacagatgacataATCTCTATTGAATTCAAAATGCCCTTTCCTACTCGGACAacaggaacacctacgtgagaatgctgttcattgactacagctcagcgttcaacatcgtagtgccctcaaagctcatcactaagctaaggaccctgggactaaatacctcaccccgcaactggatcctggacttcctgatgagccgcaccccaggtggtaagtgtaggcaAAAACACATCTGCCTCTCTGATACTCAACTCGAGGGTTCCTCAGGGATCCGTGCTTAATCcgctactgtactccctgttcacccatgactgagcgactccaacaccatcattaagtttgccgatgacacaacagtcgcCTGGAGTCGCCTGATCACCAACAAAAAATGAggcagcctgtagggaggaggtcaaaaacctggcagtgtggtgccaggacaacaacctccccctcAACGTGATTACGACAAAGGACATgaacgtggac carries:
- the LOC112243258 gene encoding myelin-associated glycoprotein-like, translating into MACPENMFFLIGLFISGVLACFGRRDLITTMPDRLDVLTGSCVQIPCSFDVPDQHKDKFKSTIPTFGVWIKKYPDVHQYPGNVIFHSNGKVNRYQGKITGNLSQKNCTTVFFNVTTSYSDIYYFRIDGQPYCATDPVKSVEIVVRDFPSSPIITVSGEVKEGTPVSLNCSAVAPCPEHPPELTWTLPTQFTTENQLQEKPDQTKSVLSTVTFTPSYLHHEKNITCTAVYPVGTSNKTAEHNMMLNVSFSPKDTLASISPADPVLVGSCVNLTCSSTANPPVTNFTWFKISGGKPTQVASGLSYTLNVTSGDGGLYYCEARNSHGCGKSNEVQLAIKGQEEVIGVAAGTLGAFLLISLISLFVWRRNSRLHDGLERTDSPQGQNSPVGTVCTNQATAGEEPEEPAEDQPEEIHYGDIDFSKLQTKETPAAAQDRVQGQESEYAEVNVTGRGAQEPPLNNLDGLYAQVNKRGGC